One window of the Lynx canadensis isolate LIC74 chromosome D3, mLynCan4.pri.v2, whole genome shotgun sequence genome contains the following:
- the RFLNA gene encoding refilin-A isoform X1, producing the protein MRPRMLPVSFGESIEVHPEPTHEIRCNSEVKYASERHFRDNVFYAPVPTVTAYSETIVAAPNCTWRNYRSQLTLEPRPRALHFRSTTIIFPKRARNTFRTTLHCSLGRPSRRFTSSVQLQLLLGPAAL; encoded by the exons ATGAGGCCCCGGATGCTGCCTGTGTCCTTCGGGGAGAGCATTGAGGTGCACCCGGAGCCCACGCACGAGATCCG CTGCAACTCCGAGGTCAAGTACGCCTCCGAGAGGCACTTCCGGGACAATGTCTTCTACGCGCCCGTGCCCACGGTCACGGCCTACAGCGAGACCATCGTGGCGGCGCCCAACTGCACGTGGCGCAACTACCGCAGCCAGCTGACCCTGGAGCCGCGGCCCCGCGCCCTGCACTTCCGCAGCACCACCATCATCTTCCCCAAGCGCGCCAGGAACACTTTCCGGACCACCCTGCACTGCAGCCTGGGCCGGCCCAGCCGCCGGTTCACGTCCAGCGTGCAGCTCCAGCTCCTCCTGGGGCCCGCGGCGCTCTGA